From a single Intestinibaculum porci genomic region:
- a CDS encoding TrmH family RNA methyltransferase, with protein sequence MKLYKKGAETSYTLGVFPTIELLKNKPEIVKRVVVSSKIEENRGYPLIKELCQKHHITIDIHDPTIKKLSPKANCYAIGIFEIFHEDLEEGNHVVLVNPMDMGNMGTIMRTMLGFNITNLAIVTPAVDIYDPKVVRASMGAIFSLHVKYYDRFEDYYQEYDHEMYPFMLKGAKNIHQVKPTGAYSLIFGNESSGLDDSFLHYGQSVFIPHSNRIDSLNLSQSLGIGLYHFTSAEFENKKVLR encoded by the coding sequence ATGAAGCTGTATAAAAAAGGAGCGGAGACATCTTATACTTTAGGTGTTTTTCCAACCATTGAATTATTAAAAAATAAACCGGAGATTGTGAAAAGAGTGGTTGTGTCTTCAAAAATTGAAGAAAATCGCGGCTATCCACTCATTAAAGAATTATGTCAGAAACATCATATTACAATTGATATTCATGATCCAACGATTAAAAAGTTATCACCTAAAGCCAACTGTTATGCGATTGGGATATTTGAAATCTTCCATGAAGATTTAGAAGAAGGCAATCATGTGGTCTTAGTCAATCCGATGGATATGGGTAATATGGGAACGATCATGCGTACAATGTTAGGCTTTAACATCACGAACTTAGCCATTGTCACTCCAGCGGTGGATATTTATGATCCTAAAGTTGTCCGCGCTTCAATGGGGGCAATCTTCTCTTTACATGTCAAGTACTATGATCGTTTTGAAGATTATTATCAGGAATATGATCATGAAATGTATCCTTTCATGTTAAAGGGGGCAAAGAATATCCATCAGGTAAAACCAACGGGCGCTTATTCGTTAATCTTTGGCAATGAAAGCAGCGGTCTTGATGATTCCTTCTTACATTATGGACAAAGTGTTTTTATTCCCCATAGTAATCGCATTGATTCATTAAATCTTTCTCAGTCCTTAGGTATTGGTCTTTATCATTTTACCTCTGCGGAGTTCGAAAATAAGAAAGTTTTACGTTAA
- the fba gene encoding class II fructose-1,6-bisphosphate aldolase, whose amino-acid sequence MGLVSAKEMIDKALEGHYAIAQFNINNLEWTKAILLECEELKAPVILGVSEGAAKYMTGFNTVHAMVAAMVDALNITVPVALHLDHGSYEGAKAALAAGFTSIMFDGSHYPIEENVAKTKELVELCHSKGASIEAEVGGIGGEEDGVISTGECADPKECAEVAGLGVDFLACGIGNIHGKYPANWAGLQFDVLASIKDAIGPKMPMVLHGGSGIPDEQVKKAISLGVSKVNVNTELQLVFADATRKYIEAGKDQQGKGYDPRKLLAPGFEAIKAGVKNRLECFGSIGKA is encoded by the coding sequence ATGGGATTAGTATCCGCAAAAGAAATGATCGATAAGGCTTTAGAAGGCCATTACGCTATCGCTCAGTTCAACATTAATAACTTAGAATGGACAAAGGCTATTCTTCTTGAATGTGAAGAATTAAAAGCTCCAGTTATCTTAGGTGTATCTGAAGGTGCAGCTAAATACATGACTGGTTTCAACACTGTACATGCAATGGTTGCTGCTATGGTTGATGCATTAAACATCACTGTTCCAGTTGCATTACACTTAGACCACGGTTCATATGAAGGTGCTAAAGCTGCTTTAGCTGCTGGCTTCACTTCAATCATGTTCGATGGTTCTCATTATCCAATCGAAGAAAACGTTGCTAAAACAAAAGAATTAGTTGAATTATGTCATTCAAAAGGCGCTTCTATCGAAGCTGAAGTTGGTGGCATCGGTGGTGAAGAAGACGGTGTTATCTCAACTGGTGAATGTGCAGATCCAAAAGAATGTGCAGAAGTTGCTGGTTTAGGTGTTGACTTCTTAGCATGTGGTATCGGTAACATCCATGGTAAATATCCTGCTAACTGGGCTGGTTTACAGTTCGACGTATTAGCATCAATCAAAGATGCAATCGGACCTAAGATGCCTATGGTATTACATGGTGGTTCAGGTATCCCTGATGAACAGGTTAAGAAAGCAATCTCTTTAGGTGTATCTAAAGTTAACGTTAACACTGAATTACAGTTAGTATTCGCTGACGCTACTAGAAAATACATCGAAGCTGGCAAAGATCAGCAGGGCAAAGGCTACGATCCTCGTAAGTTATTAGCTCCAGGTTTCGAAGCTATCAAAGCTGGCGTTAAGAACAGACTTGAATGCTTCGGCTCAATCGGAAAAGCTTAA
- a CDS encoding RrF2 family transcriptional regulator, whose product MMVSTKGRYALRVMIDLAEHDPESYIPLKEIAERQEISEKYLEVIVKSLTKAHFLEGLRGKGGGYRLTRDASTYTVASVLKITEGSLAPIACLSDDPNTCNRAASCKTLPMWMGLEKVIEDYLGGITIQDLANTGNEADNYVI is encoded by the coding sequence ATGATGGTATCGACAAAGGGACGGTATGCTTTGCGGGTAATGATTGATTTAGCTGAACATGACCCAGAATCGTATATTCCTTTGAAAGAAATTGCGGAACGGCAAGAAATTTCTGAGAAATACCTGGAAGTTATCGTCAAGTCTTTAACGAAGGCTCACTTCCTTGAAGGTTTACGAGGAAAGGGTGGGGGTTATCGATTGACGAGAGACGCTTCCACATACACGGTTGCAAGTGTATTAAAGATTACCGAAGGTAGTCTTGCCCCTATTGCCTGTCTCAGTGATGATCCCAATACCTGTAATCGGGCAGCATCCTGTAAGACCTTACCGATGTGGATGGGGCTAGAAAAAGTAATCGAAGATTATCTTGGGGGTATTACCATCCAGGATTTAGCAAACACCGGCAATGAAGCCGACAATTATGTGATATAA
- the cysK gene encoding cysteine synthase A, with protein MSKVYTNADQLIGHTPLLELTHVEAKYNLKAKIVAKLEYFNPAGSVKDRIAKQMLDDAEKAGKINKETVIIEPTSGNTGIGLASVAAARGYRIIIVMPETMSVERRALMKAYGAELVLSPGATGMTGAIKKANELAAQYPNSFIPSQFTNASNPKAHYETTGPEIWEDTDGNVDFFVAGVGTGGTLTGTGKFLKEKNPDVKVVAVEPKTSPVLSEGHGGPHKIQGIGAGFVPEVLDTKIYDEVITVDNDDAFTYGKVVGHSEGILVGISSGAALKAAIELAQREENAGKTIVVLFPDTGDRYLSTPLFQD; from the coding sequence ATGTCAAAAGTATACACAAACGCTGACCAGTTAATTGGTCATACACCATTATTAGAATTAACACACGTAGAAGCAAAATATAACTTAAAAGCAAAAATTGTAGCGAAGCTTGAATATTTCAATCCCGCGGGATCAGTGAAAGATCGTATCGCTAAACAGATGTTAGATGACGCTGAAAAAGCAGGTAAGATCAATAAAGAAACAGTAATTATTGAACCAACTTCAGGGAACACAGGGATTGGTTTAGCATCAGTCGCTGCCGCTAGAGGCTATCGTATTATCATCGTTATGCCAGAAACAATGTCAGTTGAAAGACGTGCTTTAATGAAAGCATACGGTGCTGAATTAGTCTTATCACCAGGGGCTACTGGAATGACTGGAGCAATCAAGAAAGCGAATGAATTAGCTGCGCAGTATCCAAATAGCTTCATTCCTTCACAGTTCACAAATGCGTCTAACCCTAAAGCACATTATGAAACAACAGGTCCAGAAATCTGGGAAGATACTGATGGCAATGTTGATTTCTTTGTAGCTGGTGTGGGGACTGGCGGTACTTTAACAGGGACTGGTAAATTCTTAAAGGAAAAGAATCCTGATGTCAAAGTTGTCGCTGTAGAACCAAAAACTTCTCCAGTTTTATCAGAAGGTCATGGCGGACCACATAAGATCCAGGGGATCGGTGCTGGTTTCGTACCAGAAGTCTTAGATACTAAGATTTATGATGAAGTGATCACTGTTGATAATGATGATGCTTTCACTTATGGGAAAGTTGTTGGTCATTCAGAAGGTATCTTAGTAGGTATTTCTTCAGGGGCTGCTTTAAAAGCTGCGATTGAGTTAGCTCAGCGTGAAGAAAATGCTGGTAAGACAATCGTTGTCTTATTCCCAGATACTGGTGATCGTTATTTATCAACACCATTATTCCAGGACTAA
- a CDS encoding prolyl-tRNA synthetase associated domain-containing protein translates to MTKEEVLQTLETLGITYTKVDHEAIETMDGLDKVEKQLNHRVAKNLFLTNRQKTRFYLLLTVGDKKFKTKELSHQINSARLSFGSGEDMERLLGCHPGSASILGLLNDQEGKVQLLIDEDLLQDDYICAHPCFNTSTLKMKKDDVITIFLPYVKHDYIAVKLIGE, encoded by the coding sequence ATGACAAAAGAAGAGGTTTTACAGACATTAGAGACACTGGGTATCACTTATACAAAAGTGGATCATGAAGCGATTGAGACGATGGATGGTCTTGATAAAGTAGAAAAACAGTTAAATCATCGTGTAGCGAAAAACCTGTTTCTGACGAATCGTCAGAAAACGCGTTTCTATCTCTTGTTAACCGTGGGAGATAAGAAGTTTAAGACGAAGGAATTATCGCATCAGATCAATAGTGCTCGCTTATCTTTTGGCAGCGGGGAAGATATGGAAAGACTATTAGGCTGTCATCCTGGCTCAGCAAGTATTTTAGGCTTGCTTAATGATCAGGAAGGAAAGGTGCAGCTGCTGATTGATGAAGATCTGCTTCAGGATGATTATATCTGCGCTCATCCTTGTTTTAACACATCAACGTTAAAGATGAAAAAAGATGATGTGATCACTATCTTTTTACCTTATGTGAAGCATGACTATATCGCTGTAAAATTAATAGGGGAATAA
- the gltX gene encoding glutamate--tRNA ligase, with protein sequence MKKIRTRFAPSPTGYMHIGNLRTALYCYLIAKHSDGDFILRIEDTDQKREVEGAVDIIYDVLKETGLNWDEGPDRPGKVGPYVQSERLPLYKEYATKLIEVGGAHYCFCKEEIGENEKDPCRRLSKEEIQKRLDAGEEYVIRQTTPEEGIADFDDEIYGHIEAPCDSLDDQVLLKSDGYPTYNFANVVDDHLMGINVVVRGNEYLSSTPKYNLLYDAFNWERPTYIHLPPVMKDENHKLSKRNGDASFQDLKAEGYLPEAILNYIALLGWAPQDEEILSLEELIKQFTVDRISKAPAIFDKTKLTWMNGMYLRNMDLDTFHNTVKHLYADTITRDVDLKEVSLVLQPRLDRVNKEDVAPMVDFINECLPFDAAIYKHKKMKTNPVNSLEALKIALPAMEAWEDYSDDDGMMHMQMDLAKAHELKNGRIMWPIRVALSNKAMTPGGSVEIAHILGKEETLRRMKQAIADLEAYVAQNPEA encoded by the coding sequence ATGAAAAAAATTCGTACAAGATTTGCACCTAGCCCAACTGGCTACATGCATATCGGTAATTTAAGAACCGCCCTCTACTGTTATCTGATCGCTAAACATAGCGATGGTGACTTTATTTTGAGAATTGAAGACACCGATCAGAAACGTGAAGTCGAAGGTGCTGTCGACATCATTTATGATGTTCTCAAAGAAACTGGTTTAAACTGGGATGAAGGACCAGATCGTCCTGGTAAAGTCGGTCCTTACGTTCAGTCAGAAAGACTGCCTCTTTATAAAGAGTATGCCACTAAGCTTATTGAAGTCGGTGGGGCGCATTACTGTTTCTGTAAAGAAGAAATCGGCGAAAACGAAAAAGATCCTTGTCGCCGCTTATCAAAGGAAGAAATCCAGAAGCGTTTAGATGCTGGGGAAGAATATGTCATTCGTCAGACGACTCCAGAAGAAGGCATCGCTGATTTCGATGATGAAATCTACGGTCATATTGAAGCGCCTTGTGATTCTTTAGATGATCAGGTCTTACTAAAATCAGATGGTTATCCAACTTATAACTTTGCCAACGTTGTCGATGACCATTTAATGGGCATCAATGTCGTTGTCCGCGGGAATGAATATTTATCATCAACCCCTAAATATAACTTATTATATGATGCTTTTAACTGGGAAAGACCAACTTATATCCATTTACCACCAGTTATGAAAGATGAAAATCATAAGTTATCAAAACGTAATGGTGATGCTTCATTCCAGGACTTAAAGGCCGAAGGTTATTTACCAGAAGCGATCTTAAACTACATCGCTTTATTAGGCTGGGCTCCTCAGGATGAAGAAATCTTATCTTTAGAAGAATTAATCAAACAATTTACCGTTGATCGTATCTCTAAAGCGCCAGCCATCTTTGATAAAACTAAGTTGACTTGGATGAACGGTATGTATTTAAGAAATATGGACTTAGATACTTTCCATAATACCGTTAAACATTTATATGCCGATACTATTACCAGAGATGTCGACTTAAAAGAAGTTTCATTAGTCTTACAGCCACGTCTTGATCGTGTCAACAAAGAAGACGTAGCACCAATGGTTGACTTCATCAATGAATGTCTACCATTTGATGCAGCTATTTATAAGCATAAAAAGATGAAAACCAATCCAGTCAACTCTTTAGAAGCTTTAAAAATTGCCCTGCCAGCCATGGAAGCCTGGGAAGATTACAGTGATGATGATGGTATGATGCATATGCAGATGGATTTAGCCAAAGCGCATGAATTAAAGAATGGCCGTATTATGTGGCCAATCCGTGTCGCTTTATCAAATAAAGCCATGACTCCTGGCGGATCTGTCGAAATCGCTCATATCTTAGGCAAAGAAGAAACCTTAAGACGTATGAAACAGGCTATTGCCGATTTAGAAGCATACGTTGCCCAAAATCCAGAAGCCTAA
- a CDS encoding UDP-N-acetylglucosamine 1-carboxyvinyltransferase: protein MAQECIAIEGGHPLRGTVRISGAKNATVALIPAIVLASSPVEIYGVPEISDVEALSTLLKELNCDVEKEGDTLKVDPTHLKNVPLVSEAVDKLRASYYFMGALLGRYKHVTIKMPGGCYLGPRPIDLHLKGFEALGADISYNDEDQTYTLKAEHLVGAPIYLDFASVGATINIMLAAVQAEGRTVIENAAKEPEIIDVANLLTKMGARIRGVGTDTITIDGVSEMHGTNHEIIPDRIEAGTFLIIAAAAGEQVLVQNVITQHLDALLSKLRELGVRMEVIGDSILVWGGFHDFKPVEVTTQIYPGFATDLQQPLTTLLTQAHGKSKVTDTIYTARFKHCEQLNKMGADITLGDGCCYVNGPTPLHGARVQATDLRCGAALVVAGLMAEGITEITNVYHIDRGYDNIDRKLTALGAQISRYMVED, encoded by the coding sequence ATGGCACAAGAATGCATTGCAATAGAAGGCGGACATCCACTTCGCGGAACCGTTCGTATTTCCGGCGCGAAGAACGCGACAGTCGCATTAATCCCAGCGATCGTTTTAGCATCTTCCCCGGTTGAAATTTATGGCGTCCCAGAAATTTCTGATGTTGAGGCGTTATCCACATTATTAAAAGAATTGAACTGTGATGTAGAAAAAGAAGGAGATACCTTAAAAGTCGATCCAACACACTTAAAAAATGTCCCTTTAGTCAGTGAAGCGGTTGATAAACTGCGCGCTTCCTATTATTTTATGGGCGCTTTATTAGGCCGTTATAAACATGTCACGATCAAAATGCCAGGGGGCTGTTATTTAGGTCCTCGGCCGATTGATTTACACTTAAAAGGCTTTGAAGCGTTAGGCGCTGATATCAGCTATAATGATGAAGATCAGACTTATACTTTAAAAGCGGAGCACTTAGTCGGAGCACCAATCTATCTTGATTTCGCTTCCGTTGGCGCAACGATTAATATTATGTTAGCGGCGGTTCAGGCGGAAGGCCGGACGGTTATTGAAAATGCGGCGAAAGAGCCAGAAATCATCGATGTAGCGAACTTATTAACCAAAATGGGCGCTCGCATCCGCGGGGTCGGGACAGATACGATTACGATTGATGGCGTAAGTGAAATGCATGGAACCAACCATGAAATCATTCCTGACCGTATTGAAGCGGGAACATTCCTGATTATTGCGGCGGCAGCTGGTGAACAGGTATTAGTGCAGAATGTGATCACTCAGCACTTGGATGCTTTACTTTCTAAATTACGTGAATTAGGTGTCCGGATGGAAGTTATTGGCGACAGTATTCTCGTTTGGGGCGGTTTCCATGACTTTAAACCAGTTGAGGTGACAACCCAGATCTATCCTGGTTTTGCGACGGATTTACAACAGCCGCTGACAACTTTATTAACCCAGGCTCACGGTAAATCAAAGGTGACCGATACCATTTATACCGCACGCTTTAAACACTGTGAACAGCTCAACAAAATGGGTGCTGATATCACTTTAGGGGATGGCTGCTGCTACGTGAATGGACCAACGCCATTACATGGGGCACGCGTTCAGGCGACAGACTTACGCTGCGGAGCTGCTTTAGTGGTTGCCGGCTTAATGGCGGAAGGCATTACAGAGATTACCAATGTCTATCATATCGACCGCGGCTACGATAATATCGATCGTAAATTAACAGCTTTAGGAGCTCAGATTTCCCGTTATATGGTAGAAGATTAA
- the rpmE gene encoding 50S ribosomal protein L31, whose translation MKKGIHPNYKKVKVICTSCGNTFETGSVLDEIRVDTCSNCHPFYTGKQRFASADGRVEKFNKKYGLK comes from the coding sequence ATGAAAAAAGGAATTCATCCAAATTACAAAAAAGTAAAAGTAATCTGTACATCATGTGGTAACACATTCGAAACTGGTTCAGTTTTAGATGAAATTCGTGTTGATACTTGCTCAAACTGCCATCCATTCTATACTGGTAAACAGAGATTTGCTAGTGCTGATGGACGTGTAGAAAAGTTCAACAAGAAATATGGTTTAAAATAA
- a CDS encoding cytidylate kinase-like family protein: MPKIITIAREYGSGGRLIAQKVADMLGLVYYDNQIIDLAAEELGFDIRTIRKASQERSSGFLYTMSGGTFQMPLNDQVFATQSKIIRHLASHDSCIIVNGCADYILEDFSQVLRVFIHAPIESRVKRVRDDYKEVHDNELKYVKSRDKKRENYYNYYTTNKWGALKNFDLTINSDFGLDEAAKIIVEMYKQL, encoded by the coding sequence ATGCCTAAAATCATTACTATTGCAAGAGAATACGGATCAGGCGGTCGCCTGATCGCACAGAAAGTAGCCGATATGCTTGGTCTCGTATATTACGATAACCAGATTATCGATCTCGCTGCCGAAGAACTCGGTTTCGATATTCGCACCATTCGTAAAGCGTCACAGGAACGCAGTTCCGGTTTCCTCTATACGATGTCGGGCGGAACTTTCCAGATGCCCCTTAACGATCAGGTCTTTGCGACCCAGTCGAAAATTATCAGACATCTTGCTTCGCATGATTCCTGCATCATCGTCAACGGCTGTGCCGATTACATCCTGGAAGATTTTTCCCAGGTTTTAAGAGTCTTCATTCATGCGCCAATCGAATCACGTGTCAAACGGGTACGTGATGACTATAAAGAAGTACATGATAATGAACTCAAATATGTCAAATCAAGGGATAAGAAACGTGAAAACTACTATAATTACTACACCACTAATAAATGGGGTGCACTCAAAAACTTTGATTTGACAATCAATAGTGATTTCGGCTTAGATGAAGCCGCAAAAATCATCGTTGAAATGTATAAACAGCTATAA
- a CDS encoding MBL fold metallo-hydrolase gives MNYYVLASGSKGNATFVHEGHTGILIDCGITRKQLNYKLASLGFSEDDINYVFLTHDHYDHKKNIHTFDAKKIYSGQDNIQDLDKAHILKPYTHYQFGDFDVETLKISHDATNPMAFILRGEESLLYMTDTGYVSKKNRGLIHDLNYYIIEANHDVEMLMKTRRPLFLKNRILGDMGHLNNEYSALLMCEVMGQDTKEITLAHLSQEANTKELALKTYYQVFDEHHIQFDHKNIKVADQVDIVSGGRNEN, from the coding sequence ATGAATTATTACGTTTTAGCGAGTGGTTCCAAAGGGAATGCGACCTTTGTCCATGAAGGACATACCGGGATTCTCATTGACTGCGGGATCACCAGAAAACAGCTCAATTACAAATTAGCGAGCTTAGGCTTTAGTGAAGATGATATTAACTATGTCTTTTTAACGCATGATCATTATGATCATAAGAAGAATATTCATACCTTTGATGCGAAGAAAATCTATAGCGGACAGGACAATATTCAGGACTTAGATAAAGCGCATATCTTAAAACCTTATACCCATTATCAGTTTGGAGACTTTGATGTAGAGACTTTAAAGATCTCTCATGATGCGACCAATCCGATGGCTTTTATCTTACGAGGCGAAGAGTCATTACTGTATATGACGGATACTGGTTATGTCTCTAAGAAGAATCGTGGATTGATTCATGACTTAAATTATTATATCATTGAAGCTAACCACGATGTCGAAATGTTAATGAAGACGAGAAGACCATTATTTCTTAAAAACCGTATATTAGGAGATATGGGACATCTCAATAACGAGTATAGTGCGCTTTTGATGTGTGAAGTGATGGGTCAGGATACTAAAGAAATAACCTTAGCGCATCTCTCACAGGAAGCCAATACAAAGGAATTGGCATTAAAGACTTATTATCAGGTCTTTGATGAACACCATATTCAATTTGATCACAAAAATATTAAAGTGGCCGATCAGGTCGATATCGTTTCAGGAGGAAGAAATGAAAATTAA
- the rlmH gene encoding 23S rRNA (pseudouridine(1915)-N(3))-methyltransferase RlmH, which translates to MKIKIIGVGKLKEKYLKEGTEEYIKRISAYADVEVIEVEDEPIPKNPSLAQEVMVKAKEGRRVLDKVKQSDYMILLDVAGTELDSVDLSKYIEKQMLDGHSTIAFVLGGSLGNSEDVLERADYRLSMSRMTMPHQLARLVLLEQIYRSFKIMKGETYHK; encoded by the coding sequence ATGAAAATTAAGATTATTGGAGTTGGCAAACTCAAAGAAAAGTATCTCAAGGAAGGAACCGAAGAATACATTAAGAGAATTTCTGCATACGCTGATGTAGAAGTGATCGAAGTGGAAGATGAACCGATTCCTAAGAACCCTTCTTTAGCTCAGGAAGTTATGGTCAAAGCCAAAGAAGGACGCCGTGTCTTAGATAAAGTCAAACAGTCTGATTATATGATTTTATTAGACGTTGCTGGAACAGAATTGGATTCTGTCGATTTAAGCAAATATATCGAAAAGCAGATGTTAGATGGTCATTCTACTATTGCCTTCGTTTTAGGCGGTTCATTAGGGAATAGTGAAGATGTCTTAGAAAGAGCAGATTACCGCTTAAGCATGTCAAGAATGACGATGCCTCATCAGTTAGCACGCTTAGTGTTATTAGAACAGATCTATCGTTCATTCAAGATCATGAAAGGTGAAACATACCATAAATAA
- the metF gene encoding methylenetetrahydrofolate reductase [NAD(P)H]: protein MFYNKKDKERVYKVKIIDRLQEDKITLSFEVFPPKYSKNYDAVSQKALEIAKLHPDFMSVTYGAGGGTSEYTVNIAKEIQQREGVDVLAHLTCVSSTKEKVHNMLEIFKANGIENIMALRGDLPDGETPHHYEHASELIKEIKAFDPNFCIGGACYPEGHPEAHNKNVDIENLKKKIDAGCDFLTSQMFFDNAIFYNFLFRAREAGIQVPIVAGIMPITRKEQVKRAIQLSGSSVPGRFVSMVDAFGDNEPAMKQAGIIYATEQITDLIANGVKHIHVYTMNKPDVAKGIMDNLSEILK from the coding sequence ATGTTTTATAATAAAAAAGACAAAGAGAGGGTATACAAAGTGAAAATTATTGATCGTTTACAGGAAGACAAAATCACATTATCATTTGAAGTCTTTCCACCAAAATATTCCAAGAACTATGACGCTGTTTCGCAGAAAGCCTTAGAGATTGCCAAGCTGCATCCGGATTTTATGTCCGTGACCTACGGCGCCGGCGGCGGAACGAGTGAATATACCGTGAATATCGCCAAAGAGATCCAGCAAAGGGAAGGCGTTGACGTCTTAGCCCATTTAACATGCGTCTCTTCCACCAAAGAGAAAGTGCATAATATGTTAGAGATCTTTAAAGCGAATGGCATTGAAAATATTATGGCCTTACGTGGTGATTTGCCAGATGGAGAAACACCGCATCATTATGAACATGCCTCAGAACTGATTAAAGAAATCAAAGCCTTTGATCCGAATTTCTGTATTGGCGGAGCCTGTTATCCAGAAGGACATCCAGAAGCACATAATAAAAATGTGGATATCGAAAATCTCAAAAAGAAAATCGATGCGGGCTGTGATTTCTTAACCTCCCAGATGTTCTTTGACAATGCCATCTTCTACAATTTCTTATTCCGCGCACGGGAAGCAGGCATCCAAGTGCCGATTGTGGCGGGCATTATGCCAATCACTAGAAAAGAGCAAGTAAAACGGGCGATCCAGTTATCTGGCTCCAGTGTGCCAGGTCGTTTCGTGTCCATGGTTGATGCCTTTGGCGACAATGAACCAGCGATGAAACAGGCTGGTATTATCTATGCGACCGAGCAGATTACGGATCTGATCGCTAACGGGGTTAAACATATTCATGTTTATACGATGAATAAACCAGATGTGGCCAAAGGCATTATGGATAACTTATCGGAGATTTTGAAGTAA
- a CDS encoding vitamin B12 dependent-methionine synthase activation domain-containing protein yields the protein MKPIRKSEVLRYLGYKKHMDISAETDQLVDECIEDLKKVIQPSMTYQRFPLIRHDGILDISGMEISSQSLSKNLENCEEVYLFAATAGIGIDRMIKRAELTNMAKAAIYQAAGAEIVECICDELNEKLAAKVKEEGYFLKPRFSPGYGDTTLELQKDFERLLHMSEIGIHLNASLLMVPSKSVTAFIGITKQKQKRQSGCASCDRLDCPARRE from the coding sequence ATGAAGCCTATTCGGAAAAGTGAAGTCTTACGTTATCTGGGCTATAAGAAACATATGGATATCTCCGCAGAAACCGATCAGCTTGTCGATGAATGCATTGAAGACTTGAAAAAAGTGATTCAGCCGTCAATGACTTATCAGCGTTTTCCTCTTATTCGTCATGATGGAATCTTGGATATTTCCGGCATGGAAATATCTTCTCAAAGTTTATCGAAGAACTTAGAGAACTGTGAGGAAGTCTATCTGTTTGCGGCGACGGCGGGAATCGGTATTGACCGGATGATCAAACGAGCGGAATTAACCAATATGGCTAAAGCCGCCATTTATCAGGCGGCGGGGGCTGAAATCGTTGAATGTATCTGCGACGAACTGAATGAAAAGCTAGCCGCGAAAGTGAAGGAAGAGGGGTACTTCCTGAAACCGCGCTTTTCTCCTGGCTATGGGGATACGACCCTGGAATTGCAAAAAGATTTTGAGCGGTTATTACATATGTCGGAGATTGGCATTCATTTAAATGCCTCACTCTTAATGGTCCCTTCTAAAAGCGTGACCGCTTTTATTGGGATCACCAAGCAAAAACAAAAACGACAATCTGGATGCGCGTCGTGTGATCGTCTGGATTGCCCGGCAAGGAGGGAATAA